In Bifidobacterium sp. ESL0775, the following are encoded in one genomic region:
- a CDS encoding TetR/AcrR family transcriptional regulator, with product MPRINEANLEEHRRHTMNALLDSAEKIMREQGGDALTPANVSKGAGIARNSIYRYVKDMKDLRRQLMARHMPKWIDALEEGLGGVTDPAEIVVQWVRINLEQSVLQGHDWMTQIPLSDAQTYRDDKVLWPKPENTASDGDKADDTSPNDQPLEPTQPSLHERVNAPIVAAWGKLCPENPQVGIALTEGLVSSGMRLLSGKEQTEGTRTVAINDIERASRAIVGELREDE from the coding sequence ATGCCACGCATCAATGAGGCCAATCTCGAGGAACATCGCCGTCACACGATGAACGCGCTGCTCGATTCGGCGGAGAAAATCATGCGTGAGCAGGGCGGCGACGCGCTCACCCCGGCCAACGTCAGCAAGGGCGCCGGCATCGCACGCAACTCGATCTACCGCTATGTCAAGGATATGAAGGACCTGCGGCGGCAACTCATGGCGCGGCACATGCCCAAGTGGATCGACGCGCTCGAGGAAGGGCTTGGCGGCGTCACCGATCCGGCGGAAATCGTGGTGCAGTGGGTGAGAATCAACCTCGAGCAATCCGTATTGCAGGGCCACGATTGGATGACGCAGATACCGCTGAGCGACGCCCAGACCTACAGGGACGACAAAGTCCTTTGGCCGAAACCTGAAAACACGGCGAGCGACGGCGACAAAGCCGATGACACTTCACCAAACGACCAGCCGCTCGAACCGACCCAACCTAGCCTGCACGAACGGGTCAACGCGCCCATCGTGGCGGCCTGGGGCAAATTGTGCCCCGAAAATCCGCAAGTCGGCATCGCATTGACCGAAGGCCTCGTCTCCAGCGGCATGCGCCTGCTGAGCGGCAAGGAGCAGACCGAGGGAACCCGGACCGTGGCCATCAATGACATCGAACGCGCGAGCCGCGCCATCGTCGGTGAACTACGCGAAGACGAGTGA
- a CDS encoding glutaredoxin domain-containing protein, with protein MTVTVFTKQHCPQCMATERQLKRQNVTFETVDLTDNPSTVQQLIDAGFKQTPVVITPDSSWSGYRPDLIKALGTGEVAKAAETTAAAASAPANSHVAA; from the coding sequence ATGACCGTTACTGTTTTCACCAAGCAGCATTGCCCGCAATGCATGGCAACAGAACGCCAGCTCAAGCGCCAGAACGTCACGTTCGAGACGGTGGACCTGACCGATAACCCCTCCACCGTGCAGCAGCTGATCGACGCCGGATTCAAGCAGACGCCGGTGGTCATCACGCCGGATTCCTCGTGGAGCGGCTACCGTCCCGACCTCATCAAGGCGCTGGGCACAGGCGAGGTCGCGAAAGCCGCGGAGACCACGGCGGCCGCGGCATCGGCTCCAGCGAACAGCCACGTGGCGGCGTGA
- the nrdI gene encoding class Ib ribonucleoside-diphosphate reductase assembly flavoprotein NrdI, translated as MDEQDLLAASEPEAKANGEHIGAVVYFSSVSNNTARFIESCGFPDEGINVYRIPLRPKDTPLEVREPYVLIVPTYGGGNVAKALLPQIRKFLNGHKNRSFIRGVISSGNRNFATAFCAAGDIISKKCHVPFMYNFELLGTPDDQRQVREGVRDFFLDARQNDAKHLSS; from the coding sequence GTGGACGAGCAGGATCTGCTCGCTGCCAGCGAACCGGAAGCCAAGGCCAACGGCGAACACATCGGGGCCGTGGTCTATTTCTCTTCGGTCTCCAACAACACCGCACGCTTCATCGAAAGCTGCGGCTTCCCAGACGAGGGCATCAACGTCTACCGCATTCCGCTACGCCCGAAAGACACGCCTCTTGAGGTACGCGAACCTTACGTCCTCATCGTGCCAACCTACGGCGGCGGCAATGTCGCGAAAGCGCTGCTGCCACAGATCCGCAAATTCCTGAACGGGCACAAGAACCGCAGCTTCATCCGCGGGGTCATTTCCTCGGGCAACAGGAACTTCGCCACGGCCTTCTGCGCCGCAGGCGACATCATCTCCAAGAAATGCCACGTCCCGTTCATGTACAATTTCGAGCTCCTCGGCACCCCGGACGACCAACGTCAGGTGCGCGAAGGCGTCCGCGACTTCTTCCTCGACGCCCGCCAGAATGATGCGAAACATCTTTCGTCATAA
- the nrdE gene encoding class 1b ribonucleoside-diphosphate reductase subunit alpha, which yields MDNTVEDTGFDPEHDYHSLNAMLNLYDENGDIQFDADKEAERAYMTTHVARNTKKFASTAERLKYLEDNLYYDKAVFDQYTPEFLDSFYQHVEDFGFEFETFLGAFKFYRSYALKTFDGKEYLEDFPQRCAAVALELAAGDEKLAVKYVDEILSGRFQPATPTFLNLGKAQRGEPVSCFLVRIEDNMESIARGINSALQLSKRGGGVALLLTNLREQGAPIKHIEHQSSGVVPVMKLLEDSFSYANQLGARQGAGAVYLNAHHPDILRFLDTKRENADEKTRIKSLSLGVVIPDITFELAKRKEKMALFSPYDVERVYGKPFADISVTEKYDEMLNDDRIHKTYIDAREFFMTLGEVQFESGYPYILFEDTVNKANPIDGRVTMSNLCSEILQVQEASTYNDDLSYKHVGKDISCNLGSLNIAKAMDGGLADPVETAIRALTSVSEQTHIDSVPSIKRGNEEGHSIGLGQMNLHGFLAREHMYYGSEEALDFTDMYFMTVAYHAYKASHKLAVERGHAFATFDKSDYAKPAGQGNYFDKYTDGRRSLEPKTHTVKDLFERFGIHIPTVSDWEALRDEILKDGIYNEYLQAVPPTGSISYINHSTSSIHPIASKIEIRKEGKVGRVYYPAPYMTNDNLEYFEDAYEIGWKKIVDTYAEATQHVDQGLSLTLFFPAGVTTRELNKAQIYAWRKGIKTLYYIRIRQQALEGTEVEGCVSCML from the coding sequence ATGGACAACACCGTCGAAGACACCGGCTTCGACCCGGAGCACGACTATCATTCGCTCAACGCGATGCTCAATCTCTACGACGAGAACGGCGACATCCAGTTCGACGCCGACAAGGAGGCCGAGCGCGCCTACATGACCACACACGTGGCCCGCAACACCAAGAAGTTCGCCTCCACCGCCGAGAGGCTCAAGTACCTGGAAGATAACCTGTATTACGATAAGGCCGTTTTCGACCAGTACACCCCCGAGTTCCTCGATTCCTTCTACCAGCACGTCGAGGACTTCGGCTTCGAGTTCGAGACCTTCCTCGGCGCTTTCAAGTTCTACCGTTCCTACGCGCTGAAGACTTTCGACGGCAAGGAATATCTCGAGGACTTCCCGCAGCGTTGCGCTGCCGTGGCACTCGAGCTGGCCGCCGGGGACGAGAAGCTCGCCGTCAAGTACGTCGACGAAATCCTTTCTGGACGCTTCCAGCCCGCCACCCCGACCTTCCTGAACCTGGGCAAGGCCCAGCGCGGCGAGCCTGTCTCCTGCTTCCTTGTGCGCATCGAGGACAACATGGAGTCCATCGCCCGCGGCATCAACTCCGCCCTGCAGCTTTCCAAGCGCGGCGGTGGTGTGGCCCTGCTGCTCACCAACCTGCGTGAGCAGGGCGCTCCAATCAAGCACATCGAGCACCAGTCCAGCGGCGTCGTGCCAGTGATGAAGCTTCTCGAGGACTCCTTCTCCTACGCCAACCAGCTCGGTGCACGTCAGGGCGCGGGCGCGGTCTACCTGAACGCGCACCACCCCGACATCCTGCGCTTCCTCGATACCAAGCGCGAGAACGCCGACGAAAAGACGCGAATCAAGTCGCTGTCGCTCGGCGTGGTTATCCCCGACATCACCTTCGAGCTCGCCAAGCGCAAGGAGAAGATGGCCCTCTTCTCCCCCTACGACGTCGAGCGCGTCTACGGCAAGCCGTTCGCGGATATTTCCGTCACCGAAAAGTATGACGAAATGCTTAACGACGACCGCATCCACAAGACCTACATCGATGCCCGCGAGTTCTTCATGACCTTGGGCGAGGTGCAGTTCGAGTCCGGCTACCCCTACATCCTCTTCGAGGACACCGTCAACAAGGCCAACCCGATCGACGGCCGCGTCACGATGTCGAACCTCTGCTCCGAAATCCTGCAAGTGCAGGAAGCGTCCACCTATAACGACGACCTGAGCTACAAGCACGTCGGCAAGGACATCTCCTGCAACCTCGGCTCGCTCAACATCGCCAAGGCGATGGACGGCGGCCTGGCCGACCCGGTGGAGACCGCGATTCGCGCGCTCACTTCCGTTTCCGAGCAAACCCACATCGACTCGGTGCCGTCCATCAAGCGCGGCAACGAAGAGGGCCACTCCATCGGCCTAGGACAGATGAACCTGCACGGCTTCCTCGCCCGCGAGCACATGTATTACGGTTCCGAAGAGGCGCTGGACTTCACCGACATGTACTTCATGACCGTGGCCTACCACGCCTACAAGGCCTCCCACAAGCTGGCCGTCGAGCGCGGCCATGCCTTCGCGACCTTCGACAAGTCCGATTACGCCAAACCGGCGGGCCAAGGCAACTACTTCGACAAGTACACCGACGGCCGCCGCTCGCTGGAGCCCAAGACCCATACGGTCAAGGACCTCTTCGAGCGCTTCGGCATCCACATCCCCACCGTCTCCGACTGGGAGGCGCTGCGCGACGAAATCCTGAAGGACGGCATTTACAACGAGTACCTGCAGGCCGTGCCGCCGACCGGCTCGATCTCCTACATCAACCACTCCACCTCCTCGATCCACCCGATCGCCTCGAAGATCGAGATCCGCAAGGAAGGCAAGGTCGGCCGCGTCTACTACCCGGCGCCGTACATGACCAACGACAACCTCGAGTACTTCGAGGACGCCTACGAAATCGGCTGGAAGAAGATTGTGGACACCTACGCCGAGGCCACCCAGCACGTCGATCAGGGCCTTTCGCTGACCCTCTTCTTCCCCGCTGGCGTCACCACGCGTGAGCTCAACAAGGCGCAGATCTATGCCTGGCGCAAGGGCATCAAGACCCTCTACTACATCCGCATCCGCCAGCAGGCGCTTGAGGGCACCGAAGTCGAGGGCTGCGTCAGCTGCATGCTCTAA
- a CDS encoding putative ABC transporter permease translates to MGTAPDTEDQTGSFATGDTETTAKPSTSALGKAASSAADAVVHSAVRAAVGVTDASRNLADHAARNLTVIGRVYGVLVLLVGLVGVPYVGYSIVNGIHEFFIGRLRVDPLDLTFLLTCAQTLVAFVNAVSLIVFGVMLLRDMRKHAARWSYGLMAVTVAQGMLSLALQGLGPGVGLSVIQIAILVALAIALDPALIGERAVQRKLKRMDEHDEYIEAKGAGMLGRDPSGKGYVELNVFNVFWLFVIGCVGGLIVEEIYHLIFFNEWQDRAGLIWGPFSPIYGFGVVVLTMCLNRLWHANAILVFFASAIIGGCFEAFVAWFMQVAFGIIAWNYSNDWLPLFGGKTSGKYMVFWGLAGLIWLRELLPRILKFINLIPWKWRYALTAVALVLMLIDIVVTLMAFDCWYGRIAGLPQTSPVARFFGEHFGNAVMQQRFQTMSINPKWSGRG, encoded by the coding sequence ATGGGGACTGCTCCCGATACGGAAGACCAGACGGGGTCGTTCGCTACAGGCGATACGGAAACAACCGCGAAACCGTCGACGAGCGCTCTAGGCAAGGCCGCGAGCTCCGCCGCCGACGCGGTCGTGCATTCGGCCGTCCGTGCCGCCGTTGGAGTCACTGACGCCTCACGAAACCTCGCCGACCACGCCGCCCGGAACCTGACCGTCATCGGCCGAGTGTATGGCGTGCTGGTTTTGCTGGTTGGGCTGGTGGGTGTGCCGTATGTCGGTTACTCGATCGTCAATGGCATCCATGAATTCTTCATCGGCCGCCTGCGCGTCGATCCGCTCGACCTGACGTTCCTGCTGACTTGCGCGCAGACCTTGGTCGCGTTCGTCAATGCGGTGTCTTTGATCGTGTTCGGCGTGATGCTGTTGCGTGACATGCGCAAGCACGCGGCCCGGTGGTCATACGGACTGATGGCGGTGACGGTGGCCCAGGGCATGCTTTCGCTGGCATTGCAAGGGCTTGGGCCGGGTGTCGGGCTTTCCGTGATCCAGATCGCGATTCTGGTGGCGCTCGCCATCGCCCTCGACCCGGCGCTCATTGGCGAACGTGCCGTGCAGCGCAAGCTGAAGCGGATGGATGAGCATGACGAGTACATCGAGGCGAAGGGCGCGGGCATGCTCGGCCGCGATCCAAGCGGCAAAGGTTACGTCGAGCTCAATGTTTTCAACGTGTTCTGGCTTTTCGTCATCGGCTGCGTCGGCGGGCTGATTGTCGAGGAGATCTACCATCTCATCTTCTTCAACGAATGGCAGGACCGTGCGGGGCTCATCTGGGGTCCGTTCTCGCCGATTTATGGGTTCGGCGTCGTGGTGCTCACGATGTGCCTGAACCGGCTGTGGCACGCCAACGCGATTCTGGTCTTCTTCGCCAGCGCGATTATCGGCGGCTGTTTCGAGGCCTTTGTCGCGTGGTTCATGCAGGTGGCGTTCGGCATCATCGCTTGGAATTATTCCAACGATTGGCTGCCGCTTTTCGGCGGAAAGACCAGCGGCAAGTACATGGTTTTCTGGGGCTTGGCGGGGCTCATCTGGCTGCGTGAACTGTTGCCGCGCATCCTGAAATTCATCAACCTCATCCCGTGGAAGTGGCGCTACGCCTTGACCGCCGTCGCGTTGGTGCTGATGCTGATTGACATCGTGGTCACTCTGATGGCGTTCGATTGCTGGTACGGCCGCATCGCCGGCCTGCCGCAGACATCGCCGGTCGCCCGTTTCTTCGGCGAGCATTTCGGCAACGCCGTGATGCAGCAGCGTTTCCAGACGATGAGCATCAACCCCAAGTGGTCCGGCCGCGGGTAA
- a CDS encoding BspA family leucine-rich repeat surface protein, translating into MKTRNVIATVAASLAALALAIVPQTAMAGEHQPLLDTEQMPTAQVYCDASKRSFGTDAYWQLSSDCSQLHLGSRYEGRIGTLPNTRPWYSVRYSIKQVTVDTPLKAHADSTKMFFDMPYLTSIDLTGLDTSDATNMNQMFYKNPSLGSIVLGDQFDTSNVTDMSYMFASDSTLQNLDLGQKFNTSNVTNMNHMFGGMKSLASINMGPSFTTGNAFTMASMFQGDSALKRLDLSGFDTGKITSDDRIDNMFEGCTNLRFVRVGANAAFRSAANTPSANWKSQDGNWTGDPALGFGQDSPSTTWYGKAGVSVSFSANGAQGNVPATMTRDAWPGTSAEFEMPGQGEMTKENHTWAGWAHDEGANEPHYLAGSILSLDDDDDSNNDTTMHAIWQRTGGENGTTEPGEGGTEPGEGETEGGEGETDTDEDALEPEDEELEPIVAEGLRPGTPGLPASAVFLQERGATAAAGQQQAEDAQRQGDLARTGSSALNLAIVAATMALAGLAIFLRRSSIRIK; encoded by the coding sequence ATGAAGACACGAAACGTAATAGCCACTGTGGCCGCCTCTCTGGCCGCTCTCGCCCTTGCCATAGTGCCGCAAACCGCGATGGCCGGCGAGCATCAGCCATTATTAGACACCGAGCAGATGCCAACCGCCCAGGTCTACTGTGACGCGAGCAAACGCTCATTCGGCACCGACGCCTACTGGCAGTTGAGTTCGGACTGCTCGCAACTGCATCTTGGAAGCAGATACGAAGGGCGTATCGGCACCTTGCCCAACACGCGCCCGTGGTATTCCGTGAGATACTCGATCAAACAGGTAACGGTGGATACGCCGCTCAAAGCCCATGCCGACTCGACCAAGATGTTCTTCGACATGCCCTATCTGACCAGCATCGACCTCACCGGTTTAGACACCAGCGATGCGACCAACATGAATCAGATGTTCTATAAGAACCCGTCACTTGGCAGCATCGTTCTTGGCGATCAATTCGACACCAGCAACGTCACCGACATGAGCTATATGTTCGCTTCGGACTCCACACTCCAGAATCTTGATTTGGGGCAAAAATTCAACACCTCGAACGTCACGAACATGAACCACATGTTCGGAGGAATGAAAAGCTTGGCATCAATCAACATGGGTCCCTCGTTCACAACGGGCAACGCGTTCACGATGGCCTCCATGTTCCAAGGCGACTCCGCATTGAAACGACTCGACCTTTCCGGCTTCGATACAGGCAAAATCACCAGCGACGACAGAATAGACAATATGTTTGAAGGGTGCACCAATCTGCGCTTCGTCCGAGTCGGAGCCAACGCGGCATTCAGAAGCGCGGCCAACACGCCTTCCGCAAACTGGAAAAGCCAGGACGGTAATTGGACAGGTGATCCAGCCCTTGGTTTCGGGCAGGATTCGCCCAGCACCACTTGGTACGGCAAGGCTGGGGTTTCCGTGAGTTTCAGCGCCAATGGGGCGCAGGGCAACGTCCCTGCGACGATGACACGCGACGCTTGGCCGGGCACCTCCGCAGAATTCGAGATGCCGGGCCAGGGTGAAATGACCAAGGAAAACCATACCTGGGCGGGTTGGGCACACGACGAGGGCGCCAACGAACCGCATTATCTCGCCGGTTCCATACTCTCCCTGGACGATGATGACGACTCCAACAACGACACGACGATGCACGCGATCTGGCAACGTACAGGCGGTGAGAATGGGACCACCGAACCTGGCGAAGGCGGGACGGAGCCGGGCGAGGGAGAAACCGAAGGTGGCGAAGGCGAAACCGACACGGATGAGGACGCACTTGAACCGGAGGATGAGGAATTGGAACCGATCGTCGCCGAGGGACTACGGCCCGGAACCCCTGGTCTGCCCGCATCCGCGGTCTTTCTGCAAGAGCGCGGGGCAACAGCCGCTGCTGGCCAGCAACAAGCGGAAGACGCGCAGCGACAAGGCGACTTGGCTCGCACTGGCTCGTCTGCTCTGAACCTAGCCATCGTCGCGGCCACTATGGCTCTTGCCGGCTTGGCTATATTCCTGCGTCGATCCTCAATTCGCATCAAATGA
- a CDS encoding YhgE/Pip domain-containing protein: protein MSNVMAIVRRDIVRLLRVPAAWVVLFGLVFIPPLYAWFNIAGFWNPYGNTNGIEVIVVNNDRGTDSKTIGKMNMGEQIVRQLKGNDKLGWKFADQDAAMQRVESGASYASIIIPKDFSDRVAGVIEGHSKRPTLEYYVNEKANALASRMTDTGASTVDSQVNETFVSTVSKVVSGIVNKTDDDINTKADTATADTLADLNKAEQSVADIRGDIADLTATLNGVPDKTKAARGTLDKTQKAGARAYKQLNDASTAITNTQSTLNDFTNNASGTLDQIANLLSQASSQSNVAINSIAAGLTKANGDVGSGLSTAQQINTDTSSLISRLEAAGIPGSSGAINDLKTQNQRLGDSITALNDLNSSKNLGSTVSSTVSAANGINTSTQTALGNAASARKSITTGALPQLNNGLNGLSTVAATSSANLVSQGSLVTQSTLVLNQLDQASATAAKALVGTDKGLANLQNHLATLTTDITALSSSSALGSSGILAKSVGGNGKLDAAKIADFMLSPTVLDTKVVYPVSTYGSGMAPLFTNLTLWVGAFMLVVLMKLEVDDEGLETEPTPGQRYWGRWIVFALIASLQAIVTVLGELVIGVQCHNVPIFIITTILASMVYVSITYALSASFLHVGKALCVALVIIQIPGSSGLYPIEMMPKFFRDMYPFFPFTYSINALRETIAGFYHADWFVNMGRLMVFAVLFFILGLVVKPRMGNLQRLVDRQLKASDIISSEPALHKTREYPISQALNMLADKEEYRAGIEERARRFALLYPKLMRGALAFGIAVPAIMAITFSLTTGTKVIALAAWVIWFLAIIIFLVTVESIRDSLARQVRLGNLEDDVVRTLLYERQRPRKKAKTKIPQTDTEGGDQQ from the coding sequence ATGAGCAATGTGATGGCCATCGTGCGACGCGACATCGTGCGGCTGTTGCGCGTGCCCGCGGCCTGGGTCGTCCTGTTCGGGCTCGTGTTCATCCCGCCGCTTTACGCGTGGTTCAACATCGCGGGTTTCTGGAACCCGTACGGCAACACGAACGGCATCGAAGTAATCGTGGTCAACAACGACCGCGGCACCGATTCCAAAACCATCGGCAAGATGAACATGGGCGAGCAGATTGTGCGCCAGCTCAAAGGCAACGACAAGCTTGGCTGGAAATTCGCTGACCAGGACGCGGCCATGCAACGCGTCGAATCCGGAGCAAGCTACGCCTCCATCATCATTCCAAAGGATTTCAGCGACCGTGTGGCGGGAGTGATCGAGGGGCATAGCAAACGCCCGACGCTCGAGTATTACGTCAATGAAAAGGCGAACGCGCTGGCCAGCCGCATGACGGACACCGGCGCCTCGACGGTCGACAGCCAGGTCAACGAGACCTTCGTCTCCACGGTGAGCAAGGTCGTTTCCGGCATCGTCAACAAAACCGACGACGACATCAACACCAAAGCCGACACCGCCACGGCCGACACCCTCGCCGACCTTAACAAAGCAGAGCAGTCCGTCGCCGATATCCGCGGCGACATCGCGGACCTGACGGCGACGCTCAACGGTGTTCCCGACAAAACCAAAGCCGCACGGGGCACGCTTGACAAAACGCAAAAAGCCGGAGCGCGGGCATACAAGCAGCTAAACGACGCCTCAACGGCGATCACGAACACACAAAGCACCCTCAACGACTTCACCAACAACGCCAGCGGTACGCTCGACCAAATCGCGAACCTGCTCTCGCAGGCAAGCTCGCAATCCAATGTCGCCATCAACTCCATCGCCGCCGGACTGACCAAAGCCAACGGAGACGTGGGCTCGGGACTTTCAACAGCCCAGCAGATCAACACGGACACCAGCAGCCTCATCAGCCGCCTGGAGGCGGCGGGCATCCCCGGCAGTTCCGGCGCCATCAATGACCTCAAAACGCAGAACCAGCGTCTTGGCGACTCGATCACGGCCCTGAATGACCTCAATTCCAGCAAGAACCTTGGTTCGACGGTTTCCAGCACCGTTTCGGCGGCCAACGGCATCAACACTTCCACGCAAACCGCGCTCGGCAACGCCGCGAGCGCGCGGAAATCCATCACCACAGGCGCGCTTCCGCAACTCAACAACGGTTTGAACGGCCTTTCAACGGTGGCCGCGACATCCTCGGCCAACCTCGTCTCGCAAGGCTCGCTGGTCACGCAATCCACCCTCGTCTTGAACCAGCTGGACCAGGCTTCCGCCACCGCCGCCAAAGCGCTCGTAGGCACCGACAAAGGCCTGGCGAATCTGCAAAACCATCTGGCGACGCTCACCACCGACATCACCGCGCTTTCCAGCTCATCGGCTCTCGGCAGCTCAGGCATACTGGCGAAATCCGTGGGTGGCAACGGCAAGCTTGATGCGGCGAAAATCGCGGATTTCATGCTCTCGCCCACCGTCCTCGACACGAAAGTCGTCTATCCGGTGAGCACCTACGGCTCCGGCATGGCGCCACTGTTCACCAACCTGACGCTCTGGGTCGGCGCGTTCATGCTGGTCGTCCTGATGAAGCTGGAGGTGGACGACGAGGGGCTGGAAACCGAGCCGACACCCGGGCAGCGTTACTGGGGACGATGGATCGTTTTCGCGCTGATCGCCTCTCTGCAGGCCATCGTCACTGTGCTGGGCGAGCTGGTTATCGGCGTGCAATGTCACAATGTGCCAATTTTCATCATTACCACAATACTGGCCTCAATGGTCTACGTGAGCATCACCTACGCGCTGTCGGCCTCGTTCCTGCACGTCGGCAAGGCGCTGTGCGTCGCGCTGGTCATCATCCAAATCCCGGGCTCGTCTGGCCTCTACCCCATCGAGATGATGCCGAAATTCTTCCGTGACATGTACCCCTTCTTCCCGTTCACCTACTCCATCAACGCGTTGCGCGAGACCATCGCCGGCTTCTACCATGCGGATTGGTTCGTCAACATGGGCAGGCTCATGGTTTTCGCGGTCCTGTTCTTTATCCTGGGGTTGGTGGTCAAACCGCGCATGGGCAACCTGCAGCGCTTGGTCGACCGCCAGCTCAAGGCCAGCGACATCATCTCCAGCGAACCGGCGCTGCACAAAACCCGCGAATACCCGATCTCGCAAGCTTTGAACATGCTGGCCGACAAAGAGGAATACCGTGCCGGCATCGAGGAACGCGCACGGAGATTCGCCCTGCTCTATCCGAAACTGATGCGCGGCGCGCTGGCTTTCGGCATCGCCGTCCCTGCCATCATGGCCATCACGTTCTCGCTGACCACCGGCACCAAGGTCATCGCGTTGGCGGCATGGGTCATCTGGTTCCTCGCCATCATCATTTTCCTGGTCACCGTCGAGTCCATCCGCGACAGCCTCGCCCGGCAAGTGCGCCTTGGCAATCTTGAGGACGACGTGGTACGCACCTTGCTATACGAACGTCAACGACCACGCAAAAAGGCGAAGACCAAGATACCGCAAACCGACACGGAAGGAGGCGACCAGCAATGA